From Trichoderma atroviride chromosome 1, complete sequence, one genomic window encodes:
- a CDS encoding uncharacterized protein (EggNog:ENOG41~TransMembrane:12 (i61-79o99-122i129-148o154-178i190-210o222-244i302-327o339-358i370-387o393-415i427-446o458-480i)), giving the protein MASYNSPTEKVDVMEAETVNASDRSGKGEFYDGKGIRAVPGTTLESFSHLDEKKILRKMDLRLIPMLALLYLLSFLDRGNIGNAKIEGLQEDLNLSPDQYNWCLTVFFFTYAAFEVPSNLLLKKLRPSVWLPTIMVAWGTVMTLMGIVRNYHGLLVARIFLGVTEAGLFPGVAYYLTMWYCRHEIQFRQALFFSAASIAGAFSGLLAFAIAKMDGTAGLEGWRWIFILEGIATVVAAVLAFFILQDFPETATFLTEEEKAFVVFRLKYQAQAGNIDTDQVQVAQAEDFKWKYVWSAFKDWQIWVSIIMYWGVVCPLYGISLFLPTIIKNLGYTANKAQLMTVPIYITAAILAVIVAYVSDRVGKRSPFIISLYCVLIVGFSMCISTSNPKVVYGGVFITACAIYPAFPGVISWLANNLSGSYKRSAGMAMQIGIGNLGGAMAANFYRQKDGPRYILGHALELGFIGAGIIAALVLVFSYIQINRKREAKVAQGELDQYSAEELSSKGDKALTWRYML; this is encoded by the exons ATGGCGTCATACAATTCTCCCACTGAGAAAGTCGACGTGATGGAGGCAGAGACAGTCAATGCTTCTGATCGAAGCGGTAAAGGTGAATTTTACGACGGCAAAGGCATCAGAGCTGTTCCAGGCACTACTCTAGAGTCTTTCTCCCATctggacgagaagaagattcttCGCAAG ATGGATCTTCGGTTGATCCCTATGCTCGCACTCCTCTATCTTCTCTCATTCCTAGACC GAGGAAACATTGGCAACGCAAAAATCGAGGGCCTCCAAGAGGATCTCAATTTGTCACCCGACCAATACAACTGGTGTCTGactgtcttcttcttcacctaTGCAGCGTTCGAGGTGCCCTCCAATCTGCTCCTCAAGAAGCTTCGTCCCAGTGTCTGGCTTCCCACCATCATGGTTGCCTGGGGCACAGTGATGACTCTAATGGGCATCGTTCGCAACTATCACGGTCTTCTCGTCGCCCGCATTTTCCTGGGTGTCACCGAAGCAGGCCTGTTTCCAGGTGTTGCT TACTATCTAACCATGTGGTATTGCCGTCATGAGATCCAATTCCGACAAGCCCTGttcttctcagcagcctcCATTGCCGGTGCTTTCAGCGGACTCCTagcctttgccattgccaagatggATGGAACCGCTGGACTGGAgggctggcgctggatctTCATCCTCGAAGGAATCGCGACAGTCGTGGCAGCGGTGCTGGCCTTTTTCATCCTACAAGACTTTCCAGAGACGGCTACATTCCTCactgaagaggagaaagccTTTGTGGTATTCCGTCTCAAGTACCAGGCCCAAGCAGGAAATATCGACACGGACCAGGTGCAGGTTGCCCAGGCTGAAGACTTCAAATGGAAGTATGTCTGGAGTGCTTTTAAAGACTGGCAAATTTGggtcagcatcatcatgtATTGGGGC GTTGTTTGTCCCTTGTACGGAATCAGCCTGTTTCTCCCTACCATCATCAAGAATCTCGGATACACGGCGAACAAGGCCCAGCTCATGACGGTTCCCATTTACATCACGGCTGCTATTCTCGCCGTCATCGTGGCATACGTTTCGGATCGCGTTGGAAAGCGAAGCCCTTTCATCATTAGTCTTTACTGTGTCCTGATTGTTGGCTTCTCCAT GTGTATTTCAACCAGCAATCCCAAGGTAGTCTACGGCGGTGTCTTCATCACAGCCTGTGCCATCTATCCAGCCTTCCCGGGAGTCATTTCCTGGCTGGCAAACAACTTGTCTGGCAGCTACAAGAGAAGCGCCGGTATGGCGATGCAGATTGGTATCGGAAACCTTGGCGGA gccatggcagccaacTTCTACCGACAAAAAGACGGCCCTCGCTATATCCTCGGCCACGCACTGGAGCTTGGCTTCATCGGCGCTGGAATCATTGCTGCCCTCGTTTTGGTCTTTTCATACATTCAAATCAACAGAAAGCGTGAGGCCAAGGTGGCTCAAGGCGAGTTGGATCAATATTCTGCTGAGGAGCTGTCTAGTAAAGGAGACAAGGCATTGACATGGAGATATATGTTGTGA
- a CDS encoding uncharacterized protein (EggNog:ENOG41~TransMembrane:1 (i268-288o)) encodes MQNRVVTRRTQFSSCDECRRSRVACDSQSRRGAAGKASAPCTRCRNRDRACTFKWIQDAKAGASTRHAATPSKAPGRRKRDSRLQLDQILVEEPATAPTPEASPVNSYGSTQNSRHESLEEIMPERASASPDSETHPLRNSRSEWEWLQTLYRQNFEVVFGSWMGRYSCPFLFGQDDLAERYISISDLCCYLDRYMAETSKGSQGSSREHQRDKKRDDLITQSLRDTIAAFAVRWLPITSSDGLDTSHRIQTMWRQARRDMLRIINRPSYRSMLSLFLFALTPIPMGISEDEEADGVSGQVCIHAALQQVQSLRARHRNLQFSGSKVTPSSSSIPMSSAPESADTSSFINAENIAYWAAITFDTSASLTLNCRPLLSSGLFGFESEFTWKLVRTCLNVFNESSKSWCQGSAEMTDERANEIIAAAACWKLMGWKLAANFKEALRDGHDESEVRKALSYVSNSWKEFDATFRPFLDECYKRMQFLGQQTKLRWFSLMLHSHLSILMVLDTIEVADRYDLLADLKDASIEAENTVMNALAFGLHNTITLRRTIDSPCGSETIRSVTFTVPLLAFDPYPHHIVASVQLMRKAIDRDYRNKNITQDLYDSLNATLESALKHLPQSSKSIQAARQKFSAAPDDEILEDTQVPYRELPALLHG; translated from the exons ATGCAGAATCGCGTCGTCACCCGTCGTACCCAGTTTTCTAGTTGTGATGAGTGCCGCAGATCACGCGTCGCATGCGATTCCCAGAGCCGTCGCGGTGCTGCGGGCAAAGCCTCTGCTCCCTGTACGCGCTGTCGGAATCGAGATAGAGCCTGCACGTTCAAA TGGATCCAAGATGCCAAAGCAGGAGCTTCGACAAGACATGCAGCTACTCCGTCAAAGGCGCCTGGTCGACGTAAGCGAGACTCTCGTCTTCAGCTTGATCAAATACTAGTTGAAGAGCCAGCTACTGCACCCACGCCGGAGGCATCTCCTGTCAATAGCTACGGATCTACGCAAAACTCACGACATGAGTCCTTGGAAGAGATTATGCCGGAGcgtgcctctgcctctccagACTCGGAGACGCATCCACTGAGAAACTCTCGCTCTGAATGGGAGTGGCTTCAGACTCTGTATAGACAAAACTTTGAAGTCGTTTTCGGGTCTTGGATGGGCCGTTATAGCTGTCCTTTCTT ATTTGGACAAGATGACCTCGCCGAGCGGTATATCAGTATATCAGATTTATGCTGTTACCTCGACAGATATATGGCGGAGACGTCCAAAGGGAGCCAAGGCTCATCTCGGGAACACCAGCGggacaagaaaagagacgacTTGATTACACAATCCTTGCGTGATACAATTGCTGCGTTTGCAGTTAGATGGCTACCAATCACCTCTTCAGATGGCCTCGATACCTCGCACCGGATCCAGACCATGTGGCGACAGGCCCGAAGGGACATGCTGAGAATCATCAACCGTCCCTCGTATCGATCGATGCTGTCCCTCTTTTTATTTGCCTTGACTCCCATTCCAATGGGCATATccgaagacgaggaggcggATGGTGTCTCTGGACAGGTTTGCATCCACGCAGCTTTGCAGCAAGTTCAGTCTCTTCGAGCCCGACATAGGAATCTCCAATTCAGCGGCTCAAAAGTGACTCCGTCATCGAGCTCAATCCCGATGAGTTCTGCTCCAGAATCGGCCGACACTTCGAGCTTCATCAATGCGGAAAACATTGCCTACTGGGCAGCAATCACATTCGACACATCGGCATCTCTGACGCTCAATTGCAGGCCGCTCCTCTCATCGGGGCTCTTTGGCTTTGAGTCTGAGTTTACATGGAAACTTGTGCGGACCTGCTTGAACGTGTTTAATGAATCTTCAAAGAGTTGGTGTCAGGGCAGTGCTGAGATGACGGATGAAAGGGCCAACGAAATTATTGCGGCCGCTGCTTGCTGGAAGCTGATGGGTTGGAAACTGGCTGCTAATTTTAAAGAAGCTCTTCGGGATGGTCATGATGAGTCCGAGGTTCGAAAGGCGCTCTCGTATGTTAGCAATTCCTGGAAGGAGTTTGATGCTACTTTTCGGCCTTTTCTTGATGAATGCTACAAGCGGATGCAGTTTCTTGGGCAGCAAACAAAGCTTCGTTGGT TCTCTCTTATGCTTCACTCTCACTTGAGTATATTGATGGTACTGGATACGATAGAAGTCGCAGATCGGTATGACCTGCTCGCTGATCTCAAAGACGCCAGCATTGAAGCAGAGAATACAGTCATGAATGCACTGGCGTTTGGTCTTCATAATACCATCACCTTGAGACGGACCATCGACTCACCTTGTGGAAGTGAAACGATACGCAGTGTTACATTTACTGTTCCGCTTCTTGCCTTTGACCCTTATCCGCATCATATAGTCGCTTCGGTGCAACTTATGCGGAAAGCCATTGATCGGGACTAtaggaataaaaatattacCCAAGATCTGTACGATAGTTTGAACGCAACTCTGGAATCTGCGTTGAAACACCTTCCCCAGAGCTCAAAGTCAATCCAGGCAGCTCGACAAAAGTTTTCGGCAGCGCCTGATGATGAGATACTCGAGGATACTCAAGTTCCGTATAGGGAGTTGCCGGCGCTGTTACACGGCTAG